CAAATgcaatttgaaattgtGAAAAAGGCTGGAAAAATTTGGGAAGTAAATGCCGTGTATTTAAATATGCAGAATTAGATCGCCTGCATGAATCAACTATGGCAACTATAATGTAAATATTGGTAAATATGAGGAGGGCAAATAGAAAGTTTTTAATGGATTGTACAAATGTACTAGAAACCGGCTCTTGTTGATGcattctttttcttttatgCCTGCTTGTGGTCTTATcctctttattttcttgtCATAGGTAAAATGcttgaatttatttttagttcCTCTACCTCTTCTACTGCGTTTTGCTCTGTGTGCcattttatcttttgaaaataattttgctTTAGCTGTAATAGAATAGGgtgtaatattattggagtaattttttttatactaTTCTGTTATTTAATCTCTCTTTGTTGTTTTATCTTCTATAAAAAACTACTTATTAAGAActtacaaataaaatattagcTAACATTCTCTTGTATTGTCTTTTCatgattttcttttatattcaaaaattattagaaatgaCACAAAGATATTAGTGTTACAAATTTTGCTAATACAATATTATACTCTAAAGTTTACAGGGTGCGggtatatttaaaaattaaaataaaatataaatttgaatcagAACCTAAGATTGTGGCTTATTTCTTACactttaattatttttttagaataaaTCCgtatatatacttttttatatatatttgcttttttatatatatttgcttttatatatatatatgtatttttgttttgattaaaaataagctaaaaaatcttattatatatttgtataaaTGGTCTGATGCTTttaaaaagatttattaagctaatattttaacattTGACTTGTTAGTAATATTCTATTGtgttttataaattaatatcaattacTGACAGGTAAATTTTTTCCGGTAAACCAGAAATTGCTTTAAATCTTCGGGccaatataataaaaaaaaataattacatTTAAACATAACGAAGTGTCAAGTTACAACGAATAATAAATAGGGCGCTAATACGCATTATTAAgatgttattatttcacAAGGTACCAAACAAGTTACTTCCGACTTCTCAAAGATTGGTTAGATGTCTTTCTACAGCCGATACTAGCGCAATATCCTCAGCCTCCCCTAAAAGCCAATTAGATGAATTCTATACCTATTATACTACAAGAAAGGAACTAAGGCCTTATATTTATCGTCCCAAAAACTCATCtcttttaatatctaaGAATCTCAAAGATCCTAAAACTGGTGAACAGCTAAAACCAAAGGATCCAATCAAGCCTTTATCCAGCCAGGCACTGATCTCGTATATCAATTCTATTCCTAATGGTTCAAACGACTTGCTTAATTGGTTCCTAGAATGGACTAAACCAAATCATAGAAAAAGACCTCTTTGGAATTATATTACTCCAAGACATATCCAAGAATTGTTgattaattcattttttaagaTAGGCaattattcttatattttaagTACATTGTATTCTACAAGCAATAAATTCATTCATGCAGGTAATCCTAAGATTTTTGACATCAATCATTTCTTCGACTCATATTTAATATGTAACATTCACAGAAATCAATTATTCAACTATAAAAATGGATCAAACATACAAGAGAAAAAGCTCAGGACATGCTGGAATCATAttgtatataaaaagaacTTAAAGCAATCTGGattaacaaatttattattgaaggTACTAGGGGCTCAGCAAGGGTTTGATCCATTTACGATTGTCaaagaattaaagaatattaatacaattGAATTACCAATAGATACGCCAATTGTGACCGAAAAAAACacattagaattagaaaatttttttgaagcttataaatttaattatttagcATGTAAGACTATCGAAGAATTTGATCCGAAATTAATCTCTGAATCCTCTGGAGATATTAAAACCTTCATCACATACTTTTCTAAAATCACTGAGAAGTTGGGGAAAGAAGATTATTATACtgaattaaagaattcaatAACTAGATCTCTAGAGGTAAAGAAAATCTCAGATGAAAAGAAATCTACTGAAGCGATTGAAGTAAAACCAGAAACAACTGAAGAAAAACAAGATAAATAAGCTAGACAGtggttttttttgtttctttatttttggatTTTTCAGTAGCATAATCAGAGAATAATCACCTACATATTTGCTTCCTTTGTGTTTATAGCACGTATTATATATCATCGACTAGAACTATTCCTGTATATAGGCAATAATGAACTTATTTCACAACACTTTCATTATACTGTGGCCCCCTTTTTTTCACACTAAAGcatatttcttaattgcAAATAGGCATTGtggtattaaaaaaaataatcatttaatttaactGTAAGATCTGTTTGGTTTAAGAAATCATTGCATGTAATGAGCTTTATTGGAACAGTTTAGCATATACCTTACTAACTGCACAAAGcattataataaatcaaaaaacaacaaaaaaaacaacaaaaaacaacaacaatgaAGTACGACATTACTTCACAGTTGGAAAGATAAATTTACATGAAGTCGTTGATgcatctttaaataatctatTCAAGTTTAGGATATAAAATGGCAACTTTTAAAAGGTTGGCGGTAAAGTTGTAACGTTACCCGGATTTTacagaatttgaaaaattttcggATCCAAATTTATATCTGCGATGATCTAggaataataaagaaattcaaaataacaATGGATACAAAGAAAGAGAGTTCATTAATTATCAGTAGTAATTGAAATGAGATTCATAAGTATAACTCATTACTAAGATTGCGAAGGATTTATTGAGAATAATCGAATTGAAGAAAGGAATTGCACCTaacaaaatttataattaagAATAATAGACTTTACTAAAcgattcattaataatgagCGAAATTCAAGCCAAGACTCCACAGGAATCTAAGGAAGATGCTCCTGGTACGTCTTCAACATCTCAACCTTCTTCTGACAATACCACAAAGTCTGATTCtggtaaaaaattatctaataaagaattgaaagagttaaaaaaacaagaaaaagcTGCTAAAAGAGCTGCTAAGAAACAAGCAAATGGTATTACTATTGAAGAGCAACAGAAGATTgcattattgaaaaaagagaaaaaacaacaacaaagagatcaacaattaaaacaacaaaagaaggaacaagaaaagaaaaatcaaaaaaatgcTATTAAGACAAAAgctttcaaaaaaaatactttatTTGGTCACTTAGAAACTACTGAAGAAAGAAGAGCCACTATGCTAACATTAACAGGTGCTTTTAGTGCTTCCAGAGCTTCTAAAGTAACTGCGCATGGTTTAGTTGTTCCAATGGTCACTAATCCAATCTCAAATACAAATGTTTTGACTACTACTGCATTAGGTACCCCAGTCCCAACACCTACTGTTAATCAAAATGATTCCTCAATTGAAACACAATCTACGGCAGAATTAGCCAGATCATTAGCAGCATTTGCCTTGGAAAATGATCAATTCCAAATTGTTCAAGGTATGTCTTCTGTTATTCCAAATTCAATcgaaaataatatgaagAACTCGCTATTGACAACTTCtgttaaagaattattattaaacaaagATTTAGTCCACCCGGCAGTTATTTCTTTAACCTATCAATTAAGTAACTATAAGATTGTTGGTTCGATTCCAAGATGCATAGCCATGCTAGAAGCATTTCAAATAGTAATTAACGACTACCAAACTCCACAAGGCACAACTTTATCACGTAATTTGACTAACTATTTATCTCATCAAATtgatat
This DNA window, taken from Henningerozyma blattae CBS 6284 chromosome 3, complete genome, encodes the following:
- the MRP13 gene encoding mitochondrial 37S ribosomal protein mS44 MRP13 (similar to Saccharomyces cerevisiae MRP13 (YGR084C); ancestral locus Anc_3.414), translating into MLLFHKVPNKLLPTSQRLVRCLSTADTSAISSASPKSQLDEFYTYYTTRKELRPYIYRPKNSSLLISKNLKDPKTGEQLKPKDPIKPLSSQALISYINSIPNGSNDLLNWFLEWTKPNHRKRPLWNYITPRHIQELLINSFFKIGNYSYILSTLYSTSNKFIHAGNPKIFDINHFFDSYLICNIHRNQLFNYKNGSNIQEKKLRTCWNHIVYKKNLKQSGLTNLLLKVLGAQQGFDPFTIVKELKNINTIELPIDTPIVTEKNTLELENFFEAYKFNYLACKTIEEFDPKLISESSGDIKTFITYFSKITEKLGKEDYYTELKNSITRSLEVKKISDEKKSTEAIEVKPETTEEKQDK